One region of Termitidicoccus mucosus genomic DNA includes:
- a CDS encoding LamG domain-containing protein produces the protein MMLRRDFLARAAIAAGAAALPLRAFSEKRRPAVTDAGAPVPVCRWLFQEPAGAARVSEGRHAYALAEREGPVARAGDGVCGPFCAELREGQWFNLPRADCPALNLHGARPLSIVAWVWRARKSFRQCEAVAGMWNETGGTRQYCLFLDLGIWDSRDSVCGHVSATGRPSPGYKYCMEAGIGARPVTFGEWHQVAFTFDRNWVRVYLDGALDYRPGLSPYFWPRAIHDGGAGGSDFTVGAVFRSGEMGNHFVGRIGGLAVYDTALSAGQIAALHAARAC, from the coding sequence ATGATGCTCCGTCGCGATTTTCTTGCCCGCGCCGCCATTGCCGCCGGGGCCGCCGCACTGCCCTTGCGCGCCTTCTCCGAAAAACGCCGTCCCGCGGTCACGGACGCAGGCGCCCCTGTGCCCGTCTGCCGCTGGCTGTTTCAGGAACCCGCCGGCGCCGCCCGCGTCTCCGAAGGGCGCCACGCCTACGCGCTGGCCGAACGCGAGGGGCCGGTCGCGCGCGCCGGCGACGGCGTCTGCGGCCCCTTTTGCGCGGAGTTGCGCGAGGGCCAGTGGTTCAACCTGCCGCGCGCCGACTGCCCCGCGCTCAACCTCCACGGCGCGCGACCGCTCTCGATCGTCGCGTGGGTCTGGCGCGCGAGAAAAAGTTTCCGCCAGTGCGAGGCCGTCGCCGGCATGTGGAACGAGACCGGCGGCACGCGCCAGTATTGCCTGTTCCTCGACCTCGGCATCTGGGACAGCCGCGACTCCGTGTGCGGGCACGTCTCGGCTACGGGCCGGCCCAGCCCCGGCTACAAATACTGCATGGAGGCCGGCATCGGCGCGCGGCCGGTGACGTTCGGCGAGTGGCACCAGGTGGCGTTCACGTTCGACCGCAACTGGGTGCGCGTGTATCTCGACGGCGCGCTCGATTACCGGCCCGGCCTCAGCCCGTATTTCTGGCCGCGCGCGATCCACGACGGCGGCGCGGGCGGCTCGGACTTCACTGTCGGCGCGGTGTTCCGCTCGGGCGAGATGGGCAATCATTTCGTCGGCCGCATCGGCGGCCTGGCAGTGTATGACACGGCGCTCTCCGCCGGGCAGATCGCCGCGCTGCACGCCGCGCGCGCGTGCTGA